The following proteins come from a genomic window of Halorussus halophilus:
- a CDS encoding AzlC family ABC transporter permease, translating into MSSPRADFLSGVRVAAPILLGVVPFGMVAGVAAVGVGIPAVQALAMSVIIFAGASQLAAIELVGRSAPVVVVVLTVFVVNLRMVMYSASIAPYFESESPRWKAALSYFLTDQAYAVSLLEFENDPETSRRWYYLGVGIPLWVTWQAATIAGIVLGAQLPAGWHLEFAVPLVFLAVLVPAVTDRSTGAAAVVGGTAAVVAHGLPYNLGLVTAAVVGIAAGLVVEEVAGEKATDETNETNETTNDAEGGH; encoded by the coding sequence CCGCGCCGATTCTGCTGGGGGTCGTCCCGTTCGGGATGGTCGCGGGCGTCGCCGCGGTCGGCGTCGGTATCCCTGCGGTGCAGGCGCTCGCCATGTCGGTCATCATCTTCGCCGGGGCGTCCCAACTCGCGGCCATCGAACTCGTCGGTCGGAGCGCGCCAGTCGTCGTGGTCGTCTTGACCGTCTTCGTCGTCAACCTCCGGATGGTCATGTACAGCGCGTCTATCGCGCCGTACTTCGAGTCAGAGTCGCCGCGCTGGAAGGCCGCGCTCTCGTACTTCCTGACCGACCAGGCGTACGCCGTCTCGTTGCTGGAGTTCGAGAACGACCCCGAGACCAGTCGCCGCTGGTACTACCTCGGCGTGGGAATCCCGCTCTGGGTGACGTGGCAGGCCGCGACGATTGCTGGAATCGTCCTCGGAGCGCAACTACCCGCTGGCTGGCACCTCGAATTCGCGGTGCCGCTGGTCTTTCTGGCGGTCCTCGTCCCGGCCGTCACCGACCGTTCGACGGGGGCCGCGGCAGTCGTCGGCGGGACCGCTGCCGTCGTCGCGCACGGACTCCCGTACAACCTCGGACTCGTCACCGCCGCAGTCGTCGGTATCGCGGCCGGCTTGGTGGTCGAGGAAGTCGCAGGGGAGAAAGCGACGGACGAGACGAACGAAACGAACGAGACGACGAACGACGCGGAGGGCGGTCACTGA